In a single window of the Papaver somniferum cultivar HN1 chromosome 8, ASM357369v1, whole genome shotgun sequence genome:
- the LOC113304651 gene encoding uncharacterized protein LOC113304651, which translates to MTDDVETKELGLAKKEIEENKKNEKEKVEETVTMPPWEQHSAVISMPRFDYNAPSSLMDYSHSGFFITCSIKTSNAKKRKICSGEVGSGNGAESKRTNDGSGESTREATPSSPKMDVIEEKGILSLVKLTRSGLLLFTFPRSCSPDTVDIVSKIFESLGSGNLKPLVWCHRIFPIQATCLLKDEDLRTVVSKLVQDFVGREQNKFEKPLKFAVGYNRRGVDETEMKNKKTDPKYTDLLALLDRNKCFSVVAGVVKEIVADAVVDLKSPELGVFIEVLPVSGIPNGSLVVAVSVLPHNLFTSKPKLCVKALTADTKTANGEN; encoded by the exons ATGACGGATGATGTAGAAACAAAAGAATTAGGGTTAGCGAAAAAAGAAATAGAGGAGAACAAGAAGAATGAAAAGGAAAAGGTGGAAGAGACTGTAACTATGCCTCCATGGGAGCAACATTCAGCTGTGATCAGTATGCCTCGATTCGATTACAACGCACCTTCTTCTCTTATGGACTACTCGCATTCAGGATTCTTTATTACCTGCTCCATCA AAACGTCTAATGCAAAGAAAAGGAAAATATGCTCTGGGGAAGTAGGAAGTGGTAATGGTGCGGAGAGCAAAAGGACTAATGATGGAAGTG GTGAAAGTACTAGAGAGGCTACTCCATCGTCTCCTAAGATGGATGTGATTGAGGAAAAAGGAATTCTATCCCTGGTCAAGCTAACAAGAAGTGGTttgcttctttttacatttcCTAGAAGCTGCTCTCCTGACACAGTCGATATTGTGTCGAAAATATTTGAGTCTTTAGGTTCTGGGAATCTGAAGCCACTAGT TTGGTGTCATCGTATTTTTCCCATCCAAGCAACTTGTTTACTGAAAGATGAGGATTTGCGGACTGTTGTATCCAAGCTAGTCCAAGATTTCGTGGGCCGTGAACAGAATAAATTTGAAAAACCTTTGAAG TTTGCAGTTGGTTATAACAGAAGAGGGGTCGacgagacagagatgaagaataaGAAGACTGACCCAAAGTATACTGATTTACTGGCGCTATTAGACCGAAACAAGTGCTTCAGCGTTGTAGCTGGTGTAGTTAAAGAAATAGTAGCAGATGCTGTTGTGGACCTGAAATCTCCAGAG CTGGGCGTATTCATCGAGGTGTTACCTGTTTCGGGGATTCCCAACGGGTCACTAGTGGTTGCCGTTTCAGTTCTTCCACACAATCTCTTCACTTCAAAGCCAAAGCTCTGTGTTAAAGCATTAACCGCTGATACCAAgaccgcaaatggagaaaattgA
- the LOC113306957 gene encoding uncharacterized protein LOC113306957: protein MGNCGRNGSVRQYVRSKVPRLRWTPDLHHCFVQAIERLGGQDRATPKLVMQLMDVRGLTISHVKSHLQMYRSMRINDQSINSEEDLDNPTAQREQYSFDDHDGCIDEENDVGNFLQASSSSKCIEDTNLHHQSLYGSLLPPKRSRLERSCSTSQSLHCNERMCETATVTSPYNKDINAIGGGGGGFIFLLHNHHQQQQQNQTGFVNSNALFTSHLAHEQQHHHQLYNLNTALGFPHHLQQESNFSKVTQGEEVQQISSFRKRKLESLGPDFRILSLPSLPIECKEENETGDCALSLSLRPTIQRSNTSSTSDISDVFSSSRLNFQDCSGSSSTTTAMKKQNINLDLSISL, encoded by the exons ATGGGGAATTGCGGAAGGAATGGATCTGTAAGGCAGTATGTTAGGTCTAAGGTACCTCGGTTAAGATGGACTCCTGATCTTCATCACTGTTTTGTTCAAGCCATTGAAAGGCTTGGTGGCCAAGACA GGGCAACACCTAAGCTTGTGATGCAGCTAATGGATGTGAGAGGACTTACCATTTCTCACGTCAAAAGCCATCTTCAG ATGTACAGAAGTATGAGGATTAATGACCAGAGCATCAACAGCGAGGAAG ATTTAGATAATCCTACTGCACAAAGAGAACAGTACTCTTTTGATGATCATGATGGATGCATTGATGAGGAAAATGATGTGGGTAATTTCCTTCaagcttcttcttcatcaaaatGTATTGAGGATACTAATCTTCATCATCAATCCCTCTACGGTTCTCTGCTCCCACCAAAAAG GTCGAGACTGGAGCGGAGTTGTTCAACATCACAGAGTTTGCATTGCAACGAGAGAATGTGTGAAACAGCAACTGTCACCTCCCCTTATAATAAAGATATTAATGCtattggcggcggtggtggtggtttcaTATTTCTTCTGCACAACcaccaccaacagcagcagcaaaatcaGACTGGTTTTGTCAATAGTAATGCACTCTTCACATCTCATTTGGCACAtgaacaacaacatcatcatcaactcTACAATCTGAACACTGCTTTGGGATTTCCTCATCATCTGCAGCAAGAATCTAATTTCTCTaag GTTACTCAAGGGGAAGAAGTACAACAAATTTCATCATTTAGAAAGCGGAAACTAGAGAGTTTAGGACCTGATTTTCGGATTCTTTCACTCCCTTCTCTTCCTATTGAATGTAAAGAAGAGAATGAAACAGGAGATTGCGCATTATCACTCTCGTTGCGCCCCACTATTCAAAGGAGCAACACATCATCGACAAGTGATATCAGCGACGTTTTTTCAAGTTCCAGATTGAATTTTCAAGACTGTTCTGGTTCTTCTTCTACCACTACTGCAATGAAGAAGCAAAACATAAACTTGGATCTTTCCATCTCTCTATGA